One genomic region from Ammospiza caudacuta isolate bAmmCau1 chromosome 1, bAmmCau1.pri, whole genome shotgun sequence encodes:
- the ZHX2 gene encoding zinc fingers and homeoboxes protein 2: protein MASKRKSTTPCMVRTSEVVEQEGAEGAEAPKDKGTGAAQQDSKKTWPSENSVKDCEVVEAKPAGENQSKKPQGGYECKYCPYSTQNLNEFTEHVDTQHPNVILNPLYVCAECNFTTKKYDSLSDHNTKYHPGETNFKLKLIKRNNQTVLEQSIEAATSDVTVTSSGLENPECDDSLHGGVSANKAPVMKLGKSKGEAKKGSKKPEEGVTENHVDGALPRIITEATEAIACINGDLLHDVLAHVMPSVQLPPNINLVPKVPVPLNSTKYNSALDTNATMINSFNKFPYPTQAELSWLTAASKHPEEQIRIWFATQRLKHGISWSPEEVEEARKKMFNGTIQAVPQTITVLPAPLATAKMPQPIIQTALPCQILGQTGLVLTPVSNGSTVSCSPITLAVAPNQGQKRTIQTLSSAPEAKRPHVVQVPEIPAKVTAVPVTPASERKKTKEQIAELKASFMASQFPDDAEVYRLIEATGLSRSEIKKWFSDHRYRSQRGIVQIPGDALGKDQIAPSAGRHGRSFHPYTDLPPQRFKEKTQEQLRALEESFLKCSFPTQGELDRLRVETKLNRREIDSWFSERRKIRDSMEQAVLDSMGSYRKIKDQGTPNGAISQAELLTSSQLPGALSGSSTTLKKTQEQIHLLKSTFARTQWPSPQEYDQLASQTGLTRTEIVRWFKENRSSLRTGSLKWIDQYQQQCAGDGHNKQSQKKSSKHIESPKNGNEVSRQHYQEHKKLNEENGGKPVVRAKRDCEPLKDSLLGNQAEGVERLECSNSHEGPGSEENEEPAEVNWVEVTVGEDDAASDCTDSWSQTAPTEGHKELPDLDSESISGDNSHV from the coding sequence atggCCAGCAAGAGAAAGTCCACAACTCCCTGTATGGTGCGAACCTCTGAGGTCGTGGAGCAGGAAGGTGCCGAGGGTGCAGAGGCTCCCAAAGACAAAGGGACcggggcagcacagcaggactCCAAAAAAACCTGGCCTTCAGAAAACTCAGTCAAAGACTGCGAGGTGGTGGAGGCGAAGCCCGCAGGTGAAAATCAGTCTAAGAAACCCCAGGGTGGTTATGAGTGTAAGTACTGCCCTTACTCGACACAAAACCTAAATGAATTCACAGAGCACGTTGACACCCAGCATCCAAATGTCATTCTCAACCCCCTGTATGTCTGTGCTGAATGCAACTTCACAACCAAAAAATACGATTCTTTATCTGACCACAACACAAAGTACCACCCGGGAGAGACCAACTTTAAACTGAAGTTAATTAAACGCAATAATCAGACTGTCCTGGAGCAGTCTATCGAGGCTGCCACTAGCgatgtcactgtcaccagcagTGGGCTGGAGAACCCAGAGTGTGACGATTCACTTCATGGGGGAGTCAGTGCAAATAAAGCACCTGTGATGAAGCTGGGAAAGTCTAAAGGGGAAGCCAAGAAGGGATCTAAAAAGCCAGAGGAGGGAGTTACAGAAAACCACGTGGATGGCGCTCTGCCCCGCATCATCACTGAGGCCACTGAAGCGATTGCCTGTATAAATGGAGACCTGCTCCATGATGTGTTAGCCCATGTAATGCCCTCTGTACAGCTGCCACCAAATATCAACcttgtccccaaggtcccaGTCCCTCTGAACAGTACCAAATACAACTCTGCACTGGACACTAATGCAACCATGATCAACTCCTTTAATAAGTTTCCTTACCCAACACAAGCAGAGCTGTCGTGGTTGACGGCAGCATCCAAACATCCTGAAGAACAAATCCGAATCTGGTTTGCTACGCAGCGCTTGAAGCACGGTATAAGTTGGTCTCCTGAAGAAGTGGaggaagcaaggaagaagaTGTTCAATGGCACTATCCAGGCAGTTCCCCAGACCATCactgtcctgccagctcctttGGCAACTGCAAAAATGCCACAGCCCATCATCCAGACAGCTTTGCCTTGTCAGATACTGGGCCAGACTGGCCTGGTTTTGACTCCCGTGTCAAATGGTTCAACTGTTTCCTGTTCACCAATTACCCTTGCTGTTGCCCCAAACCAGGGCCAAAAGAGGACAATACAGACCTTATCAAGTGCCCCAGAGGCCAAGCGTCCTCATGTAGTCCAGGTGCCTGAGATTCCTGCCAAGGTGACTGCTGTTCCAGTGACCCCAGCCAGTGAGAGGAAAAAGACCAAGGAGCAGATAGCAGAGCTGAAGGCCAGTTTCATGGCAAGCCAGTTTCCTGATGATGCAGAAGTCTACCGGCTTATAGAGGCAACAGGGCTTTCCAGGAGTGAGATCAAGAAGTGGTTCAGTGACCACAGGTACAGAAGTCAGAGGGGCATTGTGCAAATTCCTGGTGATGCTTTAGGGAAAGATCAAATAGCACCTTCAGCTGGTCGACATGGCCGGTCATTTCACCCCTACACAGATCTTCCTCCCCAGAGATTCAAAGAGAAAACTCAAGAGCAGCTTAGGGCCCTTGAGGAGAGTTTCCTAAAATGCTCTTTTCCTACCCAGGGAGAATTGGACAGGCTTCGAGTGGAGACCAAGCTGAATAGGAGGGAGATAGATTCATGGTTCTctgagaggagaaaaataagGGACAGCATGGAGCAAGCTGTCCTGGACTCGATGGGATCATACAGAAAAATTAAGGATCAGGGAACTCCCAATGGTGCAATAAGTCAGGCAGAACTTCTGACCAGCTCTCAGCTCCCTGGTGCTTTATCTGGGTCTTCCACCACATTGAAGAAAACACAAGAGCAAATTCATCTGTTGAAAAGCACATTTGCAAGGACCCAGTGGCCATCACCCCAGGAGTATGACCAGCTGGCATCTCAGACTGGGCTCACGAGAACTGAAATAGTTCGCTGGTTCAAGGAAAACCGGTCTTCACTGAGAACAGGGTCACTTAAATGGATTGACCAGTATCAGCAGCAGTGTGCTGGTGATGGTCACAACAAGCAAAGCCAGAAAAAGAGCTCAAAACACATTGAGAGTCCAAAGAATGGTAATGAGGTGTCTCGGCAGCATTACCAGGAGCATAAAAAACTGAATGAAGAGAATGGGGGGAAACCGGTGGTGAGAGCAAAAAGAGACTGTGAGCCACTGAAGGACTCCTTGCTGGGGAATCAGGCAGAGGGGGTGGAGAGGCTGGAGTGCAGCAACAGCCACGAGGGTCCTGGCAGCGAGGAGAACGAGGAGCCAGCAGAGGTGAACTGGGTGGAGGTGACGGTGGGCGAGGACGACGCTGCCTCGGACTGTACGGACAGCTGGAGCCAAACAGCCCCCACAGAGGGCCACAAAGAGCTGCCAGACTTGGACTCTGAAAGTATATCTGGAGACAATTCCCACGTATAG